CTTCGCGCCTGACTGCGTCCTCGACGGACTCTGCGGGCTCGATGAATCCGGCTAGAGTCGAGTACCAGTTTGGCGGGAAGCGCTTGGAGCGGCCGAGGAGGATCCGCTTCGCATCGCAGGAGACAacggcgacgatgatggtggGGTCGGTGCGCGGGAAGGAGAGGTTGGACAGGGTGGTGCGGGTGGTACATGCGGGCTTTTCGATGGGTTTGCCCTCGGCCTCGCGGGCTGCATCGGTGGGTGGGCAGGCGCGCTTTGTGCCCGAGTTTACGGAGATTGTGCGGCTGCCGCAAGTGCCGCAGAAGCTGTTTCGGGTGTTCCAGTCAACGAGAGCACGTCCTTGGGCATATATAGCGGCTGTATTAGAGAGTAGTTAGCGTCTGACTCTTCCCATCCGTATATGTGGGAAAGTAGTAAGCATACCCTCATCAGCTGAGAATGTCATCGCTATCCTCGCCTGCAGGAAACTCAGTCCTTGAGCTTCGAACGCGCTACGCACGCTCTTTGAATTTTCCTGCCGCTCCTCTGATCCCTTCTCCGACACATCGAGAGCAAAATACGGCGTTCCGGAGTAGATCTTCCAGGTGAATGGGTCTTGTTTGGCCGCCTCGTCCacaccgaggaagacgaggtgCGGTTCTGTCTTTCGCGAGTCATGGTCCTTGATCATACTCTCCTCCGACTTATCATAAATCGTCTCGGGGACAAGCTTTCGCACTTCATCGTATTTGGCATAATACAGCGCCGCCGGGGACCTTGTAAGTGGCGCTAGGTCCTTAAGAATGACGAATCGGGTCGAAGGGTGCTTGAGAGCGGCGGAGAGAAAGGGGTGGTCTGATCGAAGGAACGACAGACGGTTCAAGGGAGAGCCTAGATTGATATTTAGTATCCATCCCGCCACTCCATGGTGCTTATCGGGTTCCTTACTCGAGAAATAATTCACGGTCTCTTTGCCAAAGCGCCTAGCCAGCATTGAGTCGGCCTGTATATGGGCCGGGTTCGGAACTTGCGAGTTATTGGTCATGATGCCTCTTTGGAGTGAATCCGGCGGTATATACAAGAAAAGCGCTttggagagagaggaagaatcTACAGCCAGGAGAATGCAAGGGGATTTCCCGCTCCTGTTCCTGATCAAAATCGCTCAAAATCGCGGCAACTCCGATATCAATGCATTAATCAGCGATATTGGGCCGAGGGAAGCGGGGTTGTTATTGAATTACCCTACTTTCAGAATACTGTAGCGGCGGGTGCTTGTATCTATGTATTATCGTGACGGTAGAGGGGTAATGCGGATGAAACCCCACACACGTGACTTTCGTCATCCCGTCGATTCGGAGATTCAAGCAACTCCAAATGTTTCTCTTTTGCTCGTTGAATTGGAGGGCAGCCGGAAGTTCACTCTCTGCTTCGGAGTCAATCAATTGGATCATATCTGATCAGTATCCTGTGATCCAAAATGGGACGTCTCGTCACCCTCGCAACATGGTTCGTCCCATCACGTCTTGTCTCGtacttatatttatctaaGCTAACAATCATCAGCTCCCTCAACCAGTGGGCTCTCGACTGGGAGGGAAATGCAGAGCGGATTATTGAGAGTATTCGACAGGCCAAAGCTGCTGGAGCTACTCTTCGAGTCGGTCCCGAACTCGAGATCAGCGGTACGATCGCCTTGCAAAAATTATTTGACTAGAATTGATATTGACGTCGAGTAGGATATGGAGCTCTCGATGGATTTATGGAGGGAGATACATTTCTCCATTCATGGGAAATGCTAGCCCGTATCATCGACCACCCCGACTGCCAGGACATCGTTGTCGATGTGGGTATGCCGGTTCGTCACAGAAATGTGCGATACAACTGCCGGTTCGTTGTCCTCTTGCCTCCTCCAGTTCGTAATGATGGAATTTGAGGTGCTGATGTAGCTGAAGAGTCATTTTCTATAACCGGAACATCATTTTGATTAGGCCCAAGATGTGGCTGGCTAATGGTATGTTGACCCCTGGTGTCTGGATTAACTCACACTTTGGTTGGACTACCGCTGATTCTGTCCTGAGTAGATGGGAATTACCGAGAAA
This sequence is a window from Aspergillus puulaauensis MK2 DNA, chromosome 6, nearly complete sequence. Protein-coding genes within it:
- the NPY1_2 gene encoding NAD(+) diphosphatase (COG:L;~EggNog:ENOG410PGJ2;~InterPro:IPR000086,IPR020084,IPR015375,IPR015376, IPR015797;~PFAM:PF00293,PF09296,PF09297;~antiSMASH:Cluster_6.4;~go_function: GO:0016787 - hydrolase activity [Evidence IEA];~go_function: GO:0046872 - metal ion binding [Evidence IEA]); this translates as MTNNSQVPNPAHIQADSMLARRFGKETVNYFSSSPLNRLSFLRSDHPFLSAALKHPSTRFVILKDLAPLTRSPAALYYAKYDEVRKLVPETIYDKSEESMIKDHDSRKTEPHLVFLGVDEAAKQDPFTWKIYSGTPYFALDVSEKGSEERQENSKSVRSAFEAQGLSFLQARIAMTFSADEAAIYAQGRALVDWNTRNSFCGTCGSRTISVNSGTKRACPPTDAAREAEGKPIEKPACTTRTTLSNLSFPRTDPTIIVAVVSCDAKRILLGRSKRFPPNWYSTLAGFIEPAESVEDAVRREVWEEAGVTLSRVIIHSTQPWPYPANLMIGAIAQVSDPAHETINLEHDPELEDARWFEIEEVEEALKVGTSNLDQAAGPGYKEGALRLPPATAIANQLIQAAIDIDFLAGDKNSKM